From the genome of Acidobacteriota bacterium, one region includes:
- a CDS encoding type II toxin-antitoxin system VapC family toxin, translated as MAVAVLDASVAVKLVVPEAGTAESLRVFEGPRRWLAPRLMVVEVASALRQKCAQDVLTTAEAAEALAATLDAIADGVIELADDEAVVQSALNLALTLGHKVPDCVYLALAEREGALLASADRKLLSLARGRGMTVAEIPSA; from the coding sequence GTGGCCGTCGCGGTGCTGGATGCATCAGTAGCCGTCAAACTGGTCGTGCCGGAAGCCGGCACCGCGGAGAGCCTGAGGGTCTTCGAGGGTCCCCGTCGATGGCTCGCCCCACGATTGATGGTGGTGGAGGTGGCGTCAGCGTTGCGGCAGAAATGCGCACAAGACGTGCTCACCACGGCGGAAGCTGCCGAGGCCCTGGCGGCCACGCTCGACGCGATCGCTGACGGCGTCATTGAACTGGCTGACGATGAGGCGGTGGTGCAATCCGCCCTTAATCTGGCGCTGACGCTGGGCCACAAAGTGCCAGACTGCGTCTATCTCGCCCTGGCCGAACGTGAAGGTGCGCTCCTGGCCAGCGCCGATCGCAAACTGCTGTCGCTGGCGCGCGGTCGAGGCATGACCGTCGCTGAGATTCCCTCGGCATAG
- a CDS encoding epoxide hydrolase, with translation MPQAAAAQPAAGDAVRPFTIHIPDAALTDLKARLANPRLPEPLQGDGWTHGTDIRYLRQLVDYWRTRFDWRAQERRLNQFEQFTTTIDDLTIHFIHRRSKHANALPLLVTHGWPGSIVEFTKIIGPLTDPEAHGGTATDAFHVVMPSIPGFAFSQAPKEAGYDPARIAALEAKLMARLGYSRYGVQGGDWGSIISTQIALLDAPRVAGLHLNMCFGAAPAGTDPNAGLTDRERERVKQRQLFQAEETGYQQIQGTKPQTLGIALNDSPVGLAAWIVEKFRSWCDCDGDPEKVFTKDELLTNISLYWFTQTAASSARIYYESRHAPPSATAGRRVEVPTACADFPKEIIWSPRRWLEARYNITRWTEMPRGGHFAAFEQPQLLVDDVRAFFATLR, from the coding sequence CTGCCGCAGGCGGCCGCCGCCCAACCGGCCGCCGGCGACGCGGTGCGGCCGTTCACCATCCACATTCCAGACGCGGCCTTGACCGATCTGAAAGCGCGGCTCGCCAACCCGCGCCTTCCCGAGCCGCTGCAGGGTGACGGTTGGACGCACGGCACCGACATCCGCTATTTGCGCCAGCTCGTGGACTATTGGCGGACGCGGTTCGACTGGCGAGCGCAGGAGCGAAGGCTCAACCAGTTCGAGCAGTTCACCACCACCATCGACGACCTGACGATCCACTTCATTCACCGCCGATCGAAGCATGCCAACGCGTTGCCGCTGCTCGTCACCCACGGCTGGCCCGGATCGATTGTCGAGTTCACGAAAATCATCGGGCCGCTCACCGATCCGGAAGCGCATGGCGGCACCGCCACCGACGCGTTCCACGTGGTGATGCCGTCGATTCCGGGGTTCGCGTTCTCGCAGGCGCCGAAAGAGGCCGGCTACGATCCGGCGCGCATTGCCGCGCTCGAGGCCAAGCTCATGGCGCGGCTGGGCTACTCGCGCTACGGCGTGCAAGGTGGCGATTGGGGGTCGATCATCAGCACGCAGATCGCCCTGCTGGACGCGCCGCGCGTGGCCGGCCTACACCTCAACATGTGTTTCGGCGCGGCCCCGGCCGGCACCGATCCCAATGCCGGGCTCACCGACCGCGAACGCGAGCGCGTGAAGCAGCGACAGCTGTTCCAGGCTGAAGAGACGGGTTACCAGCAGATCCAGGGCACGAAGCCACAAACGCTGGGCATCGCGCTCAACGACTCGCCCGTCGGGCTGGCCGCCTGGATTGTCGAGAAGTTCCGCTCGTGGTGCGACTGCGATGGCGACCCCGAGAAGGTGTTCACCAAGGACGAACTGCTGACCAACATCTCGCTGTACTGGTTCACGCAGACCGCCGCGTCATCCGCGCGCATCTACTACGAGAGCCGGCATGCCCCGCCGTCGGCCACCGCTGGCCGCCGCGTCGAGGTCCCGACCGCGTGCGCCGACTTCCCGAAAGAGATCATCTGGTCGCCGCGGCGCTGGCTCGAAGCGCGCTACAACATCACCCGGTGGACTGAAATGCCCAGGGGCGGCCACTTCGCGGCATTCGAGCAGCCGCAACTGCTGGTGGACGACGTGCGCGCGTTCTTCGCCACGTTGCGCTGA
- a CDS encoding alpha/beta hydrolase, protein MFTLQRSLVFSFLLFGLAATAAAQGGSVLPPVPTPTDVKPGSITCDECPYPYPSSYLTISVYTQDVRISYMDVAPQGTPNGHTAMLLHGNNFGGFYFKAIIDGLTKEGFRVVVPDQIGYGRSSKPIAPYNFNTQARNTSLLLQHLKIEKAMVIGHSMGGMLAARFATQYPKMVERIVIYNPIGLTDGRFTRPMTPIDDAYRNTLTTTNYQSTRAGLGRYVAHNPAAWNDEFEKYTRVRYSWTLSADWPRLAMVQALISQMLYQDPVVYDWAHIQVPTLAFGGAEDLLLGPAAAFQERMAYLAKSVPNGNGRVHLIPGLGHVPHLEEPEKVLPPLVAFLKEGVK, encoded by the coding sequence ATGTTCACACTCCAGCGATCGCTCGTGTTCTCGTTCCTGCTGTTCGGCCTGGCGGCAACCGCCGCGGCGCAAGGCGGCAGCGTGCTGCCGCCCGTGCCCACACCGACCGACGTGAAACCTGGCAGCATTACCTGCGACGAGTGTCCGTACCCGTATCCAAGCTCGTATCTCACTATCAGTGTCTATACCCAGGACGTCCGCATCTCGTATATGGACGTCGCGCCGCAGGGCACGCCGAACGGCCACACCGCGATGCTGCTGCACGGCAACAACTTCGGCGGCTTTTACTTCAAGGCCATCATCGACGGCCTCACCAAGGAGGGCTTCCGGGTCGTTGTGCCCGACCAGATTGGCTACGGCCGGTCGTCGAAGCCGATTGCGCCGTACAACTTCAACACGCAGGCGCGCAACACCTCGCTGCTGCTGCAGCACCTGAAGATCGAGAAGGCCATGGTGATTGGCCATTCGATGGGCGGCATGCTGGCGGCGCGCTTCGCCACGCAGTATCCGAAAATGGTCGAGCGGATCGTGATCTACAACCCGATCGGCCTGACCGACGGGCGCTTCACGCGGCCCATGACGCCGATTGACGATGCCTACAGGAACACGCTGACGACGACCAACTACCAGAGCACCCGCGCCGGCCTCGGCCGCTATGTCGCGCACAACCCGGCGGCGTGGAACGACGAGTTCGAGAAGTACACGCGCGTGCGGTATTCGTGGACGCTCAGCGCCGACTGGCCGCGGCTGGCCATGGTGCAGGCGTTGATCAGCCAGATGCTGTACCAGGACCCGGTCGTCTATGACTGGGCGCACATCCAGGTGCCGACGCTCGCGTTCGGCGGCGCCGAGGACCTGCTGCTCGGACCCGCGGCGGCATTCCAGGAGCGCATGGCCTACCTGGCCAAGTCGGTCCCCAACGGCAACGGCCGCGTGCACTTGATCCCGGGCCTCGGCCACGTGCCGCACCTCGAAGAACCCGAGAAGGTGTTACCGCCGCTCGTCGCCTTCCTGAAAGAGGGCGTGAAGTAG
- a CDS encoding ATP-binding cassette domain-containing protein has protein sequence MVLRQRPSVSDAVDRSTPLGVIDYLATSPAVEFKNVSIAFDDNVVLRDLSFAIPRGDMRILLGRSGSGKSVLLKLILGLLRPDAGTVLVNGVQVDHLPERDLLEVRGGIGMVFQENALFDSLTVAENVGYRLSDQATMPVEAVRERVAAVLGFVGLAEYADRLPSELSGGERRRVAIARAMAPAPGILLFDDPITGLDPLIATTIDNEIVKLRDLEQVTSVLVTHQIRDAFYVATHRAVWHDGEVQVVSADAASLPHVEFMVLHEGRIYFQGSAAELLAAPDPYLREYLLLTLPPW, from the coding sequence ATGGTTCTGCGCCAGCGCCCCTCCGTCTCCGACGCGGTCGATCGGTCGACGCCCCTTGGCGTCATCGACTACCTGGCCACCTCGCCGGCGGTGGAGTTCAAGAACGTGTCGATCGCCTTCGACGACAACGTCGTCCTGCGCGATCTGAGCTTCGCCATCCCACGTGGCGACATGCGCATTCTGCTGGGGCGCAGCGGCTCCGGCAAGTCGGTGCTGCTCAAGTTGATCCTGGGTCTGCTGCGCCCGGACGCCGGCACGGTGCTGGTGAATGGCGTGCAGGTGGACCATCTGCCCGAGCGCGACCTTCTCGAAGTGCGCGGCGGTATCGGGATGGTGTTCCAGGAGAACGCGCTGTTTGACTCGTTGACCGTCGCCGAGAACGTCGGCTATCGCCTCTCGGACCAGGCGACGATGCCGGTCGAGGCGGTTCGCGAGCGGGTGGCGGCCGTGCTCGGCTTCGTCGGACTTGCCGAGTACGCCGATCGGCTGCCGTCGGAACTGTCGGGCGGCGAGCGGCGGCGCGTGGCGATTGCCCGCGCCATGGCCCCGGCACCTGGCATCCTGCTGTTCGACGACCCCATCACCGGTCTCGATCCGCTGATCGCCACGACGATCGACAACGAGATCGTCAAGTTGAGGGATCTCGAGCAGGTGACCTCGGTCCTCGTCACTCACCAGATCCGCGATGCGTTCTACGTGGCCACTCATCGCGCGGTGTGGCACGACGGCGAGGTGCAGGTGGTGAGCGCCGACGCGGCGTCACTGCCGCACGTGGAGTTCATGGTGCTGCACGAGGGCCGCATCTACTTCCAGGGCAGCGCCGCCGAGTTGCTGGCCGCTCCCGATCCCTATCTCAGGGAATACCTGTTGCTCACGCTGCCGCCCTGGTAG